From Ipomoea triloba cultivar NCNSP0323 chromosome 5, ASM357664v1, the proteins below share one genomic window:
- the LOC116019811 gene encoding serine acetyltransferase 5-like: protein MTAGKLLYASPPAPSPPTDLADEAAWVWMQIKAEARRDAEAEPALASYLYSTIISHSSLDRSLSFHLGNKLCSSTLLSTLLYDIFINAFSTDPELRAATVADLLAARYRDPACVSFSHCLLNYKGFLACQAHRVAHKLWNQSRRPLALALQSRISDVFAVDIHPAARIGKGILFDHATGVVVGETAVIGNNVSILHHVTLGGTGKVGGDRHPKIGDGVLIGAGATILGNVKIGVGAKIGAGSVVLIDVPPQTTAVGNPARLVGGKEQPTKHEGVPGESMDHTSFISEWSDYII, encoded by the exons ATGACTGCCGGAAAATTGCTGTACGCTTCGCCGCCAGCGCCGAGTCCGCCGACTGACTTGGCGGACGAAGCGGCCTGGGTTTGGATGCAGATCAAGGCTGAGGCTCGGCGCGACGCCGAGGCGGAGCCGGCTCTTGCTAGCTACTTGTACTCGACGATAATATCGCACTCGTCGTTGGACCGTTCGCTTTCCTTCCACTTGGGGAACAAGCTCTGCTCCTCAACGCTCCTGTCTACGCTTCTCTACGACATCTTCATCAACGCCTTCTCTACCGACCCGGAACTCCGCGCCGCCACCGTCGCCGATCTCCTCGCCGCTCGATACCGTGATCCCGCCTGCGTTTCATTTTCTCACTGTCTCCTCAATTACAAAGGCTTTCTCGCTTGCCAG GCCCATCGAGTAGCTCACAAGCTTTGGAACCAATCCCGAAGGCCCCTTGCTCTTGCGCTTCAATCCAGGATCTCAGATGTTTTTGCTGTTGACATCCACCCTGCAGCCAGGATCGGAAAAGGCATCCTTTTTGACCATGCAACGGGAGTTGTAGTTGGTGAGACTGCAGTTATTGGAAACAACGTCTCAATACTCCACCATGTAACGTTGGGAGGCACTGGTAAGGTTGGTGGTGACCGGCACCCTAAGATTGGTGACGGGGTGCTGATTGGTGCAGGAGCAACGATACTTGGAAATGTAAAGATTGGTGTGGGGGCCAAGATTGGGGCTGGTTCAGTAGTACTGATTGACGTGCCTCCACAGACAACAGCAGTGGGGAATCCTGCAAGGCTAGTAGGAGGGAAGGAGCAGCCGACTAAACACGAGGGAGTGCCTGGAGAGTCCATGGACCATACCTCATTCATTTCTGAATGGTCTGATTACATCATATGA